The Flavobacterium sp. 102 genomic interval CAGCGGAAGTGTTTGATGTTGATTGTCAAAAGGCCATACAAGCTGCTACAGCTGTTGAGGTTTTTCATAATTTTTCCCTGATTCATGATGATATTATGGATGATGCGCCTTTGCGAAGAGGAAACGAAACTGTGCATGAAAAATGGAACCTCAATACCGGAATACTTTCCGGTGATGCGATGTTGATTTTAGCTTACCAATTTTTTGAAACTTATGAGCCGAATGTTTTTAGAGATTTGGCCAAATTATTCAGCAAAACCGCATTGGAAGTTTGTGAAGGACAACAATACGATGTCGATTTTGAAACCCGTGACGATGTGACGATTCCCGAATATTTAAAAATGATTGAATACAAAACGGCAGTTTTGGTTGGTGCAGCTATGAAAATGGGCGCAATAGTAGCCGAAACTTCCACAGAAAATGCTAAAGCGATTTATGATTTCGGTTTGAATTTAGGAATTGCATTCCAATTGCAAGATGATTACTTAGACGCGTTTGGTGATCCGGAAACTTTTGGCAAACAAGTTGGTGGTGATATTATCGAGAATAAAAAAACCTATTTATACCTAAAAGCTTTGGAATATTCAAAAGCGGAAGAAAAAGAGCAATTGTTGCATTTGTTCTCCATTCAGCCAAACGATAATTCTGATAAAATCGATTCAGTAAAACAGATTTTCAACCAAACCGGAGCAAGTGATGCGACGCAAAGTGCTATACAAGATTATACTTTAAGAGCTTTTGCAACTTTAGAAAAGATGAATATCAGCGAAGACAAAAAGGCTGTTTTGAGAGCTTTTGGAGATAAATTAATGAGTAGAAACGTTTAGAAAAGTGTTCAGTATTCAGTTTGAAATCTACAATTAGAAATCGTTAACCTTAAATCTTACCTCAATTTGTTTGTTGCGCCTATAAATACTGACCAACTACTCTCGGAAGCCGAGAAGGAAAACTTGTACTCAAAGCTCATTGAGCAAATCAACAAGGACTTTAATTTTGCCAATGAACCGATTGACTTTCCGCAAAGTACTTCGCCCTACGAACTAAAAGTGCAATTACACGAGAAAATCTATCGCTTGATTCAGTACAAATTTGCCGAATATTTAAATCTGCTTTATATTATTGATGTTCCTGAAGAAACGGTAAAACAACTCGATGGTTCCGATTTGGCGGAACTTTCGGAACAAGTTTCTTTCTTAATTTTAAAAAGAGAATGGATGAAGGTTTGGTTCAGGAATAAGTATTAAATTTTCTCGAAAAATAAGTTTAAAATCCCGCTGACGATACCACTTCCCAAATCGGAAACCCCATTCGGATTGAAGGAATCTATCTTAGTACCATCAAAATTATAAATTGGAAACGACTTGTAATTGCTCAAGTAATATTGGTTACTAACATTGACATAATGATCATTCATTTGTGTCGTCGGATTGTAAACAGTTAGGAAATACTTATCTGCATAACTTTTTTTGTCCGAAAGATTTAAATTGAAAGAAATGTCCTTTAGGCTAAAACTGGGTTTGTTAGCAGAAAATTGACTGTTGGTTTTGCCCAATATCAATGAAACAGGATTCTGCGAAAATCCTATAAATCCAAAGAACAAAAACGATAAACAAAATATCTTTTTCATCACTTAAAAATAAACTCTGATAAAAGGCATAAACGCATCACCATACAAATCTTTGTCTTTGTCAAAAAGCAAATTGAAACGCGCGCCAATCGTTACGTTGTCGGCACGATAACCGCCACCAACATACAAGCCGGTGTTCCAAAAACTTCTCTTGACATTATCGTATAAATCGGTGTAAGTTGTGTTAACATGTACTTGTTCTACTTCTAAAGAGAGTTGAATTTCTTCAAGCGGGTTGAACAAACCAATCACGCTTCCGCCAACCACATTCGAAGAGTAAAAATTCTTTTGTTTCAAACGGCTGTATTGTAATCCGGTTCCCAAAGCAAAATACTCGTTGAAGTTGTAAATGGCACTGGGCGCAATCGTAATGTCGGTATAGCCGTTTCCGATGGCCAAACCAAAACCGCCGCCAAATTGTACATGATCCCAAAAACCATCTGTTTTGGCTTTGGGTAACTGATTTTCTTGCGATAAAACGGCTTGCGAAATTCCTGAAAAGACAAGCAAAAGTAAAAATCGCATCGAATTTTGAATCGTATTCTTTTTCATCTAAAGTAGAGCGTTAAAATAGCGTTATAAATGTACTAAAAACATTGAAAGATTATTACAAATGTCATACTTTTGCAACTGATTTTCTAATACTAAGAATATTTACTCATAAAATCATGGATAGGTTTTCCTTTTTAAACGCAGCACACACCGAATTTTTTGCCGATTTATACGAACAATACCTTCAAAATCCTGATAGCGTAGAACCAAGTTGGAGAGCCTTTTTACAAGGTTTCGACTTTGGAATGACGACCTATAACGAGGAAAATGCTACCGAACAAATGATTGGTGCATTTACCGGTAATCAGGATTGTAGTATCGTTTCGGATAAATTGCAAAAAGAATTTAACGTATTACGATTAATTGACGGCTATAGAACTCGCGGTCACTTATTTACCAGAACCAATCCGGTTCGTGACAGAAGAGTTTATGAGCCGAATTTAGACTTGCAAAACTTCGGTTTGTCTTCGGCTGATTTGGAGACTGTTTTTGATGCGGCTAAAATTCTAGGAAAACAACCTTCAACATTAAACCAAATCTTAGCGCATTTGAAAAGCATGTATTGCCAACACATTGGTATCGAATACATGCACATGGAAAATCCTGTTTTTGTGAATTGGGTTCAAGAAAGAATCAACAAAAATGACAACCAACCAAGTTTCGATGCCGAGCAAAAGAAACACATTCTAGGCAAACTAAACGAAGCGGTTTCGTTTGAGAACTTTTTGCATACGAAATATGTAGGCCAAAAGCGTTTTTCATTAGAAGGTGGCGAAAGCATTATTCCGGCTTTAGACGCTTTAATTGAAGCAGCAGCGGAAAAAGGCGTAGAGCATTTCGTAATGGGAATGGCGCACAGAGGAAGATTGAATACGTTAGCCAATATTTTTGGCAAAGCGACTCAAGATATTTTCTCCGAATTTGACGGAAAAGATTACGATAAAGAGTATTTCGATGGTGACGTTAAGTACCATTTAGGTTTAACGTCTGAAAGAAAAACCCAATCGGGTAAAAAAATCAATATCAATTTGGCACCCAATCCATCTCACTTGGAAACCGTTGGCGCCGTGATTGAAGGAATTACCCGTGCCAAACAAGACAAATATTTTCCGGAAGATTTCTCGAAAGTATTGCCAATCGCCGTTCACGGTGATGCGGCTGTGGCCGGACAAGGAATCGTATACGAAATTGTGCAAATGGCGCAATTAGACGGCTACAAAACCGGAGGAACGATTCATATTGTCATCAACAACCAAGTTGGTTTTACGACCAATTATTTAGACGCACGTTCATCAACGTATTGTACTGATGTGGCCAAAGTGACTTTGTCGCCAATTCTTCACGTGAATTCAGACGATGCAGAAGCCGTGGTTCATGCCATGTTATTTGCATTGGATTTCAGAATGGAATTCGGAAGAGATGTTTTCATCGATTTACTTGGTTATAGAAAATACGGTCACAACGAAGGCGATGAACCTCGTTTTACCCAACCATTATTATACAAACTGATTGCCCGTCATAAAAACCCGAGAGACATTTATTCAGAGCAATTAATTACTGCCGGAATTGTTGACGCGGCTTATATTACCAAAATAGAAAACGAATACAAGGCCAAATTGGATGAAAATCTTCAAGCTTCCCGCAAGAAAGATTTGACCATTATCAAGCCTTTTTTACAAGATGCTTGGGAAGGTTTTGTTCAGGTTTCAGATGACGAAATGTTGAAAAAAGTAGATACTACTTTCGACAAAAAGAAGTTGGATACTATCTTAGAAACGATTTCGACTTTACCGTCAGACAAAAAATTCATCAGCAAGATTTCTAAAATCGTAACCGATAGAAAAACGATGTACAACAACGATACTATCGATTGGGGAACAGCGGAAACGTTAGCTTATGGATCGTTATTAACCGAAGGTTATGATGTTCGTTTATCCGGACAAGACGTGGAAAGAGGAACATTCTCTCACCGTCATGCTGTCGTAAAAGTAGAAGACAGCGAAGAAGAAGTAGTATTACTGAATACTTTAAAGGACAAAAAAGGGAAGTTCAATGTATTTAATTCCTTCCTTTCAGAATATGGCGTTCTGGGGTTTGATTACGGTTATGCTCTAGCCAATCCAAACGCATTAACGATTTGGGAAGCGCAGTTTGGAGATTTCTCTAACGGTGCCCAAATCATGATTGACCAATACATCTCGTGTGGTGAAGACAAATGGAACAACCAAAACGGAATCGTATTATTGTTGCCTCACGGTTACGAAGGACAAGGAGCAGAGCACTCTTCGGCGCGTATGGAACGTTACTTACAACTGTGTGCTAAACACAATATGTATGTGGCGGATTGTACGACTCCGGCGAATTTTTACCACTTGTTGCGTCGCCAAATGAAAACTAAATTCCGCAAACCCTTGGTGGTATTCTCGCCAAAAAGTTTGTTGCGTCACCCATTGTGCGTTTCTACTCGTGAGGAATTGTACAAAGGTAGTTTCCAAGAGGTGATTGATGACAATTCAATCGACAAGAAAAAAGTAAAAACCGTAGTGTTCTGTACCGGAAAATTCTATTACGATATTGTAGCCGAAAGAGAAAATTTAAACAGAAATGACGTAGCTTTGGTACGCATCGAGCAGTTGTTCCCGTTACCGGTAGACCAATTGAAAGCCGTGATTGCCAGTTATCCAAATGCAGACGATTTCGTTTGGGCACAAGAAGAACCGAAAAACATGGGCGCTTACAGTTATATGCTAATGAATTTCGACTTGGTGCCATGGAGATTGGCTTCGTTAAAAGCGTATGCCGCACCGGCCGCTGGAAGTCACACAAGAGACAGAAGAAGACATGCTGATGCTATCAGAATGGTATTTGACAAGAATTTATTCAGATAATGATTAGGAGCTATTTCCCGCTTTTCGTTGCAATCTCTTCGAGGATTTCCACTACAATCGGGGCTAGAAAAAAGATGAACAAGAACATTTGAAATTAAAAGGAGGACAGTCGGTGGCTGTCAGGTATAAAATCCTTCATACAATAACACAATAACATAAACTAAAATACACAAACATGATTTTAGAAATGAAAGTCCCATCACCGGGAGAATCGATTAAAGAAGTAGAAATTGCAACGTGGCTAGTAAAAGACGGCGATTATGTAGAAAAAGACCAAGCCATTGCTGAGGTGGATTCTGATAAAGCCACTTTAGAGTTACCGGCAGAAGCCAGCGGAATCATCACGCTAAAAGCGGAAGAAGGTGATGCAGTAGCCGTAGGTGCCGTAGTTTGTTTAATCGACACGGATGCAGCAAAACCTAGTGGTTCAACTCCAACTCCGGCTGCAGAAGTGAAAGCAGAAGCACCAAAGGCAGAAGCACCAAAGGCAGAAGAGAAAAAGGTTGAAGCGCCTAAAGCAGCTCCGGCTCCTGTAGCCACTTATGCAGCCCAAACACCATCTCCGGCGGCTCGTAAAATATTAGACGAAAAAAACATCCAACCTTCTGACATCGTTGGAACAGGGAAAGACGGCAGAATTACTAAAGATGACGCTGTAAACGCTGTGCCTTCTATGGGAACACCAACTGGTGGCACTCGTGGTTCGGAAAGAACAAAATTATCCATGTTGCGTCGTAAAGTAGCAGAGCGTTTGGTTTCTGCGAAAAACGAAACGGCCATGTTGACTACGTTCAACGAGGTCGACATGACCAATATTTACGCTTTAAGAGAAGAATACAAAGAAGCTTTTAAAGCCAAACACGGCTTAGGATTAGGCTTTATGTCATTCTTTACCAAAGCAGTAACTCGCGCTTTACAATTATACCCGGATGTCAATTCGATGATTGACGGACAAGAGAAAATTGCTTATGATTTCTGTGATATTTCAGTAGCGGTTTCAGGACCAAAAGGGTTGATGGTTCCGGTAATGAGAAACGCAGAAACATTATCTTTCAGAGGTGTTGAAGCGGAAATCAAAAGATTAGCGATTCGCGCTCGTGACGGACAAATCACCGTTGACGAAATGACCGGCGGAACATTCACTATTTCCAATGGTGGTGTTTTCGGAAGTATGTTGTCAACACCAATTATCAATCCACCACAATCAGGTATTCTTGG includes:
- a CDS encoding polyprenyl synthetase family protein, which translates into the protein MRAISEYQDIIIAHFNTLTLEKEPNNLYEPIRYILSLGGKRLRPILTLMAAEVFDVDCQKAIQAATAVEVFHNFSLIHDDIMDDAPLRRGNETVHEKWNLNTGILSGDAMLILAYQFFETYEPNVFRDLAKLFSKTALEVCEGQQYDVDFETRDDVTIPEYLKMIEYKTAVLVGAAMKMGAIVAETSTENAKAIYDFGLNLGIAFQLQDDYLDAFGDPETFGKQVGGDIIENKKTYLYLKALEYSKAEEKEQLLHLFSIQPNDNSDKIDSVKQIFNQTGASDATQSAIQDYTLRAFATLEKMNISEDKKAVLRAFGDKLMSRNV
- a CDS encoding 2-oxoglutarate dehydrogenase E1 component; translation: MDRFSFLNAAHTEFFADLYEQYLQNPDSVEPSWRAFLQGFDFGMTTYNEENATEQMIGAFTGNQDCSIVSDKLQKEFNVLRLIDGYRTRGHLFTRTNPVRDRRVYEPNLDLQNFGLSSADLETVFDAAKILGKQPSTLNQILAHLKSMYCQHIGIEYMHMENPVFVNWVQERINKNDNQPSFDAEQKKHILGKLNEAVSFENFLHTKYVGQKRFSLEGGESIIPALDALIEAAAEKGVEHFVMGMAHRGRLNTLANIFGKATQDIFSEFDGKDYDKEYFDGDVKYHLGLTSERKTQSGKKININLAPNPSHLETVGAVIEGITRAKQDKYFPEDFSKVLPIAVHGDAAVAGQGIVYEIVQMAQLDGYKTGGTIHIVINNQVGFTTNYLDARSSTYCTDVAKVTLSPILHVNSDDAEAVVHAMLFALDFRMEFGRDVFIDLLGYRKYGHNEGDEPRFTQPLLYKLIARHKNPRDIYSEQLITAGIVDAAYITKIENEYKAKLDENLQASRKKDLTIIKPFLQDAWEGFVQVSDDEMLKKVDTTFDKKKLDTILETISTLPSDKKFISKISKIVTDRKTMYNNDTIDWGTAETLAYGSLLTEGYDVRLSGQDVERGTFSHRHAVVKVEDSEEEVVLLNTLKDKKGKFNVFNSFLSEYGVLGFDYGYALANPNALTIWEAQFGDFSNGAQIMIDQYISCGEDKWNNQNGIVLLLPHGYEGQGAEHSSARMERYLQLCAKHNMYVADCTTPANFYHLLRRQMKTKFRKPLVVFSPKSLLRHPLCVSTREELYKGSFQEVIDDNSIDKKKVKTVVFCTGKFYYDIVAERENLNRNDVALVRIEQLFPLPVDQLKAVIASYPNADDFVWAQEEPKNMGAYSYMLMNFDLVPWRLASLKAYAAPAAGSHTRDRRRHADAIRMVFDKNLFR
- the odhB gene encoding 2-oxoglutarate dehydrogenase complex dihydrolipoyllysine-residue succinyltransferase encodes the protein MILEMKVPSPGESIKEVEIATWLVKDGDYVEKDQAIAEVDSDKATLELPAEASGIITLKAEEGDAVAVGAVVCLIDTDAAKPSGSTPTPAAEVKAEAPKAEAPKAEEKKVEAPKAAPAPVATYAAQTPSPAARKILDEKNIQPSDIVGTGKDGRITKDDAVNAVPSMGTPTGGTRGSERTKLSMLRRKVAERLVSAKNETAMLTTFNEVDMTNIYALREEYKEAFKAKHGLGLGFMSFFTKAVTRALQLYPDVNSMIDGQEKIAYDFCDISVAVSGPKGLMVPVMRNAETLSFRGVEAEIKRLAIRARDGQITVDEMTGGTFTISNGGVFGSMLSTPIINPPQSGILGMHNVVERAIVRNGQIVIAPVMFVALSYDHRIIDGRESVGFLVAVKEALENPVEILMNNNPKKALEL